The sequence below is a genomic window from Culturomica massiliensis.
CACCGTTGATGGCTTCATAAACGAAACCTTCGGAAGTAGACGATTCCCCGTGAGAGGTGATGGCTACCCCCTTGTGTCCGTAATATACCATAGCTCTGGCGACTCCGACGGCGTGCAGGTCGTGGGTGCCCGTGGCGGAAGAAACGTTTTCAATGTGCCATTCCGGTTTGGCGAAATGGTTGGACATGTGACGGCCGCCGCTCCCGGGGTCCGTGGCTTTGGAAATGCCGTTCAATATGATTTCTTCTGCCGTAATGCCTGCTGAAAGGGCGGTGAGCATATCCCGGTAATAGGGAAACAAAAAATCTTCTTCTTTTTTAAATACCTGACCGATGGCCAGTTGGATGCCATCGTGTCCGGCATAGGGGGCGTGGAACGACCAGCCCAGGGATTGCAGCAAATAGACCGGAGCCTTTTCGTCGAGAGCACGGCCTAAAGTCATAAGGTAAAACCATTTTTTCAGGGTTTCCTTATCTGTGTTTTTTATGTCGTATTTTTTCATTTTTGTTGTACTAAAAGGTTAAGTTAACTTTGCCAGTTTTCCAGAATATCGCCTACCCTGCGTAAAAATTGTCCGCCGAGGGCACCGTCTATCACACGGTGGTCATAAGATAATGACAGGTACATTTTGTGTCTGATGGCAATGGCATCACCCTCCGGTGTTTCGATGACGGCGGGTTTCTTTTCGATGTAACCGACTCCCAGTATGGCAACCTGGGGCTGATTGATGATCGGCGTACCGAAAAGGCTTTTGAAGGTGCCGAAATTGGTGATCGTAAAAGTACCTCCGGCAATGTCTTCGGGGAGTAGTTTGTTGTCCCGTGCTTTTAGGGCCAAGGTATCCATAGCTACGGCCAGACCGTTCAGATTGGAGTGGTCTGCATCGTGTACGACAGGTACGATGAGATTTCCGTCCGGAAGCGAAACGGCGAAACCGATATGGATGTGCTTTTTCAGTATGATGTTGTATCCGTCTACTGAAGAATTCACCAGTGGATATTCAGCCAGAGCTTTGGCTGAAGCTTCGGCTATGACCGGCATAAATGTCAGTTTAACACCTTCGCGGCGGAAAAAGGCATCTTTGTTCTTGTTCCGCCATTGTACCAGTTTTGTAACGTCTACTTCTATTACGCTGGTGACATGAGGAGATACGTTTTTTGACATTACCATGTGGTCTGCAATCAGACGGCGCACGTAGTCCATAGGGCGTATCTCGTTTTCCGCATTATCAGGGGTAGATGAATGTTGAGAAGGAGTAGCCGCCGGGGAAGATATCGGGACTTCTGCTTTTGTTCCGGCAACAGGAGTTGTAGCAGATATACTTTTTTTCTTTTGTCCGATATATTCATTGATATCTTTTTTACTTAACCGTCCCTGATAGCCGGTACCTTTGATATGAGCCAATTCTTCATTTGAGATTTTGGCTTCCTGGGCGATTTGAAGTACAATGGGGGAATACCATCTTTCGGTTTCTGATTTGGCGGCCTGTGCTGTTACCGGAATACTTGCCGGAGCAGCCGTAGTGGTGGCCGTTGGTTCGGGAACGGATGTTTCTGTTTTTTCAGGGGGTGCAGCTTCGGTTGTGTTATCTGTGCCGTTTCCGTCTGTATCGACGGTAGCAATAACCTTGCCGATGGGGACGACGTCTCCGGTCTGGAAAAATATCTGGACGATTTTTCCGGATACGGGCGACGGAATCTCGGCACTTACTTTTGCAGTATTGACTTCGAGTAGTATATCGTCTTCTTTTATGGTGTCACCGACTTTGGCAGACCAGGAGGTAATGGTGCCTTCTGTGATGCTTTCGCCTAGTTTAGGCATTTTTATTTCGAATATTGACATGGTAGTGGTACTTTATATGTTTATAATTTAACATCAATTCAGTATAACTAGGAATTGATGACTATTGTTAAACGAATTTCCGTTCCTGAATGTTCGGGTATAAATTACCTAGAAATCTTTACCGAAAATCCACTGTGTGGTAGCGTATTTTTCGTTTTTGAGTTGTTCGACCCGATTGATTTCATCGGGATTCAGATTGTAAATCTGTTTTTGAGGCATTGTATTGAGGAAAAACGCGAGGACTTGGTTTTTAAAGTCGTCGGTGTCTGGGGGATACTGCAAATATTTACTGATATTGGTTACCGGACTTTTTACAGAGGCGACGGAGTATCCGGTTTTCGGTGCCGGTAAGATTCGGGAAACAGCAAGTGAGGCTGTCAGGGCTGTCAGATTCGTGTCATAGAGTAGGGTACAATGATACATACACCTTGTTTTGTAGATGCACTGGGCACTTCCGGAAATTTTTAAGTGTCCGATATTTATGCCCAGCCGGGTGTCTTTTTGAGCTTGTACTCCGATTGAATTCAGAAATTCGAGTGTCTTTCGGGTGTATTTTTCAAAGTCCGGAACGTTTGTATTTTCGATAAATGTCAGATTGAGATTGCCCAGATCGTGGTAAACCGTACCACCGCCCGAATATCGCCGGGCTATCCGGATTTGTTTATCCTTTACGTAAGTCAGGTTGATTTCGGTTTCTACCCGTTGGTGTTTACCGAGAACGACGGACGGAGTATTCTGCCACAACATAAGGATATTCTCCGGCCGGTTTTTCAACAGAAATTCTTCGGCTGCCAGGTTGAAATAAATATCCGTAAAAGGATTGTTTATAATTAATGTGTTCATATTATTCTGTACCTTATTTATTCAAAAAGAACAAATAAAAGTGTAATTGTGTTTACGGATATTATCCGCTTGGGTTGCTGTTTCTAAAAAGCCTTTTTGTTGATCGTGTCATAAAATGGTCGTTTTTCTATTGAAAAACGCTTTACAGATGATTACTTCTGCTACAAGAAATATGAAATTGATTTCGGTTGTAAATTTCAAATTTATGCGTGAATGGGGAATACCGGAAGAGAGAAGATTTTTCAGGTTTTCAGAGCCCCGGAAATTTATTTTTGCCAATCCCAGTAATATATAGTATACCGGCCTTCCGGTAATTCTTCTTCAATACGATTACCTGGTGCTTGTGTAATTATAAACTTATTGAGCATTTATAGTTATCCTTATATATTTCTGCCGTCTTTTTGAAACATTGGCGGATAATTTATCAGTTTTGTTTGTAACGTTAGATTACAAATATTGTACGTTTTGAATAATATCAGATTCTAGGTTAAATCAGATGTTTTGTATTATTTATACTTATTTTTCTGTGATGAAGTGAAAATGTTTGTTACTGTTTTGAATATTGGAGAATTATTTATGTAAATTTGAAAAACAAATTATATATTTGCTTAATAGGATGTAGAGAAGTATGTATATCTATTGTTATCTTGAATCAAGCGTATTAAGTGTTATACAAAGTTTCCCCGGATTTACAGAAGTTGTATTCAGATGTTGAGTTATTTTGTTGCATGATAGCTTATGCAAATATAAATTTTATTATGCGAAATCTAATTTGGGTTTATATTTTAATCGTATTCTAAAAAAGAATTATTCTGTAATTTGAAGGTGTTGTATTTAAGTATATATATTGTATTTACGTCACTTGCTCGTTGATTGACAATCGGTAAAGGAAATAATAACTATCTTTTTCTTTACTTGAGTTCAAGTAAAAGTACACATACTAAGTAATGAAATTTGAATAACTGATAACTATTTATTATGCATCTATCATTATCTCAAAATATATCTAAAGAACAGTTCTTATCTATCCTTTCAAAAAAGCTTTTAGATGAAAATCTTTCACTTTTTGTTGGAGCTGGTATATCAATAGAAGCAGGTTATCCAGCATGGCAGAATCTTTTAGCTCCTTGTCTCAAACAACTAAAGCTTTCAAATATAAAAGATATTGATTTATTTAAATTAGCCCAATACTATGTAAATGAATTTGGAGCACCAGCCTTATCTGATGTAATTTCAGAGAATATCGATCGTCTTGAATATAAAAGTGAGATAATAGAAATATTGATTGAAAGTAAATTCAAACAGATATGGACGACTAATTTCGATAAGGTTATAGAAAAAAATTTAGAGAAAAGACACATTCGATCAAAAACCATTCATTCTAATTATGATTTGACTCATATTAATGATAATATTGTCAATGTATTCAAACTTAATGGAGATATAAGTGATTTACAAAATATAGTTATTACCCAGGACGATATTGAAGGACATGAAAAAACTCGTGAGTTAATGATTACCTTTTTAAAAAAGGCTTTGGTTTCAGATACATTTCTATTTTTAGGTTATAGCTTTACCGACTCTCTGGTATTAAATTGCATAAAAAAAATACATGATTGTTTGGGAAATAGTATGGGATATCATTATACAATAATCAAAAATGAACCAGATAATCCGTATTTTTTTTATTTTATAAAAGATCTTGAACAAAGATATCATATTAAAACACTTTTAATTGATGAATATTCCGATATTCATACAATATTGAGAGAATTGAATAGAAGAGTCACTTTAAAGAAAGTTTTTATTTCTGGTTCATTCGACGTCTTGCCTGAAGAAGAAAATCAATTTGCAGACAGATTATGCAAAGAATTATCAAATAAAATATTGTCATCTGGTTATAGAATTATAACCGGAATGGGAAGAAAAATTGAAAATTATCTTGCGGGACATGCGATGCAGTACATGCTGACCAATAATATTTTCAATATTGAACGCTATTTGATTATGAGACCTTTTCAGGAATTAATGCCTTCTGAAGATAAATTCAGACACAGAAATATGCTTATAGAAGATTCAAGTTCCGTTATCTTTATCTTCGGAAAAAGTGTAGATTTAAAATATTCTATAGGAGTAAAAGAAGAATTTGAAATAGCAAAGTCTAAGAAAAAAGTAATCATTCCTATTGGGAGTACCGGTTATCAAAGTGAAATAATATGGCAGGAAGTAAAAGACAATATTACGCTATATCCTTATTTAGAAAGATATATCGATCAATTAAAAACAAATAAAGACCCTGAAATAATAGCAGAAATAATTATTGACATTCTTCAAAATATTGATTAGCTATTGTATTGAGCATTAATAACAGAGAATTTTCTAATATTGATAATTCTTTAAAATCTATTTGAATTTTCAATTTGGTTAATTCATAAAGTCTTTTGAAAGTCCGTAAACAATAATGAGGGTATTGAAATGAATCATATTTACAAGTTAGATATTTAAAGATAGAGTATAATATGGCCATTCGAACATTTATATTGTCATAATCGACCTCGAAATAAATTGATATCATTTCTTTTATATAGGTATCCTGGACAGGTATTTTTATATAATCTGTCAATACTTTTGTTTCATATAACGCATTTTTATCTAATAAGTATTTTAATATAATTTGATTACATGTCATTAAAGTTCCTGTTTTGTCATCGACTTCATTATAAATAAGTTTACATAGCCATTGGTAGTTTAAAGGCAATTCCAAAGCTGTAATTTTATAAAAAATTGGGAACACATGTATTCGCCCATTAATATATTGCCGGTGAATGACATTTAATTCGTCATTTGCACAGACACAATCAAAAACATTTTCAGTTAATAGCACTATTGCATAATTGTTTTGCTCAATGCCTTCGATTAAGTTTCGGTAGTCTCTGTCGTCTCCAAGAATTAACTTATGATAATCGTACCAAACCGATAAACCATAGTTTTTAAGATGATACATTATTGATTCTACAATAGTATATCTATCCTTACTTGAGAAACAAAGAAAAATCATAGGTCAAGGATAATAAATAGTTATCAACTGTTCCTGACTAATTGAAAACTTTTCTTTATATGTATTTTGCTTGACTTGGTTGTCCCGAGTTTGCTGAAAGGGCTGTTATAATATCTTTATCCGATACGGGAAAGTATTGAAAGATCGTTTTGGAACAGGTGTTTGTCGGATATTGATTTTAGATCATATTCAGTAATAAAAGAAAAGTATGCCTTCAAATAATTTTTCGTTTAAATCCTTTATATATCATTAATGAGGAGAAAAACGGCATTTTCAAGATGGTTAACATTTGAAATGTTGATTTTAAACTATTATGTTTACTTTCATGGTCGTAGGTATTGTTATTTTTCCGTCATGTACTTTAATGCACACTCGAGAATCTCGTCCCGGTTGCTTTTCACTCCATCGATTGTATTTTTTACCACAATATCCGGAGAGATGCCTGTTCCATAAAAATCTTTTCCATTGCCGAATTTAATCCGCTGGCCTGTAAATGCGATTTCTCCATTACCCG
It includes:
- a CDS encoding dihydrolipoamide acetyltransferase family protein; amino-acid sequence: MSIFEIKMPKLGESITEGTITSWSAKVGDTIKEDDILLEVNTAKVSAEIPSPVSGKIVQIFFQTGDVVPIGKVIATVDTDGNGTDNTTEAAPPEKTETSVPEPTATTTAAPASIPVTAQAAKSETERWYSPIVLQIAQEAKISNEELAHIKGTGYQGRLSKKDINEYIGQKKKSISATTPVAGTKAEVPISSPAATPSQHSSTPDNAENEIRPMDYVRRLIADHMVMSKNVSPHVTSVIEVDVTKLVQWRNKNKDAFFRREGVKLTFMPVIAEASAKALAEYPLVNSSVDGYNIILKKHIHIGFAVSLPDGNLIVPVVHDADHSNLNGLAVAMDTLALKARDNKLLPEDIAGGTFTITNFGTFKSLFGTPIINQPQVAILGVGYIEKKPAVIETPEGDAIAIRHKMYLSLSYDHRVIDGALGGQFLRRVGDILENWQS
- a CDS encoding lipoate--protein ligase family protein; its protein translation is MNTLIINNPFTDIYFNLAAEEFLLKNRPENILMLWQNTPSVVLGKHQRVETEINLTYVKDKQIRIARRYSGGGTVYHDLGNLNLTFIENTNVPDFEKYTRKTLEFLNSIGVQAQKDTRLGINIGHLKISGSAQCIYKTRCMYHCTLLYDTNLTALTASLAVSRILPAPKTGYSVASVKSPVTNISKYLQYPPDTDDFKNQVLAFFLNTMPQKQIYNLNPDEINRVEQLKNEKYATTQWIFGKDF
- a CDS encoding SIR2 family protein, producing MHLSLSQNISKEQFLSILSKKLLDENLSLFVGAGISIEAGYPAWQNLLAPCLKQLKLSNIKDIDLFKLAQYYVNEFGAPALSDVISENIDRLEYKSEIIEILIESKFKQIWTTNFDKVIEKNLEKRHIRSKTIHSNYDLTHINDNIVNVFKLNGDISDLQNIVITQDDIEGHEKTRELMITFLKKALVSDTFLFLGYSFTDSLVLNCIKKIHDCLGNSMGYHYTIIKNEPDNPYFFYFIKDLEQRYHIKTLLIDEYSDIHTILRELNRRVTLKKVFISGSFDVLPEEENQFADRLCKELSNKILSSGYRIITGMGRKIENYLAGHAMQYMLTNNIFNIERYLIMRPFQELMPSEDKFRHRNMLIEDSSSVIFIFGKSVDLKYSIGVKEEFEIAKSKKKVIIPIGSTGYQSEIIWQEVKDNITLYPYLERYIDQLKTNKDPEIIAEIIIDILQNID
- a CDS encoding toll/interleukin-1 receptor domain-containing protein; this encodes MIFLCFSSKDRYTIVESIMYHLKNYGLSVWYDYHKLILGDDRDYRNLIEGIEQNNYAIVLLTENVFDCVCANDELNVIHRQYINGRIHVFPIFYKITALELPLNYQWLCKLIYNEVDDKTGTLMTCNQIILKYLLDKNALYETKVLTDYIKIPVQDTYIKEMISIYFEVDYDNINVRMAILYSIFKYLTCKYDSFQYPHYCLRTFKRLYELTKLKIQIDFKELSILENSLLLMLNTIANQYFEECQ
- a CDS encoding peptidase S41, with amino-acid sequence MPGNGEIAFTGQRIKFGNGKDFYGTGISPDIVVKNTIDGVKSNRDEILECALKYMTEK